The nucleotide sequence GCTTTAGCATTTTTTATTGTTTGTGAATTTATCATTTTTGCCTCCCTGAAAATAAAAAGAAATTTATTTTTTAGAAATTAAGATAAATTATATTCTAAATTGTTAAAATAAAATCTATATAATATTTCTTTATAAAATTATTATAACAATAAAATGTAATGATAACAAATTAAAAATTCATATAAAAAAGTAAAAAGTACATAAAAATCTTTTTAAAATATTAATTGATGCTACTTAGAGAAGAGCAAACAAAAAATATTAAATTTTGAATTTTTTTCGTTTTTAAACAGCATGAATATATTATGAACCAAGTATATTTTAAAAAAAAATCTAAAAAGTCAAAAAAATATAAAATAACAAAAATATAAATTATATAAAATGATAAAAGACAGCTGTTATTTAATTTTGAGAAGAAAATTTAAAGAATAAAAAAACTTTTCTTCAAAGGAAACTAAAGAAAAGTTTTTAATATTAGTTATAGAATTTAATAAGACATATTTCAGAAGAGCTTCCTATTCTTATAGGGGGTCCCCAAGTTCCATATCCTGATGAAACCAAAATATTGCTGTCAGATATTTTTTTATGTCCATAATCTATTAGAAAAATTCGTTTTGTAAAAAGTCTTCCAGGAAAAAACTGCCCTTTATGTGTGTGGCCAGAAACTTGCAGATCTATTTTATTCTCTACAGTTTCTTCAATTGTGTCAGGAGTATGCTGTATCAAAATAACTGGTTTGTCAGAATGATCACCTATGATATCTTTGAGAGGTATCTTTGAAAAATTATCTCTTCCAGCTATATATATTTTATCATCAACAAGTATTTGTTCATCTCTAAGAACAATGACTCCTTTTTCTTTTAATGTTTCAGTAAGAAGGGCAGCTTTTTTTCCATAAATATCATGATTACCTAAAGCAAAATAAATTCCATACTTAGTTTTTATACTGCTTAATTCATCAAGCATATTTTTTTCTAAAACTGGTTCTAAATCCATATCTATGAGATCACCAGCTATAAGAACAATGTCAGCATTTAAAGAATTTATAATATTTTTCATTTTTATAAAAGAGGAATTTCCATTTATATATCCAAGATGAATATCAGATACTAAAACAATATTAAGAGGTTCAATGTTATAATTTTTATCTAATTTAATATCATATTTTTTTATAATAGTATGATGTTTATAAAAAGTTCCAGCCAATAAAATTATAGGAACAAGGACTAAGGATACTTTATATAGATTTATATTTAACTTATATCTAAAAATCATAGTAACTACAGAGGCTAAGATGAATAGGATTGAGGCATAGATTAAAAATGCCAGATAATAATAAATGATATAAGATACAATCTTATTTAGTGAGTAAGAAAAATGAGAACCCAAAAATCTATACAAATAAAAAAGAAGTGCTAAAGATAGAAAAAAAATGAGAAAAAAAATTTTTTTATCATTTGAAACAACATATTTTAAAGTAATTCTTATAACAAAAAAGTTTAATAAAAAGAAAAAAGTTGAAAACACCAAAAAGAAATAATTCATTATTCATCTCCAATCATTTAATGTAATTTTTTATATTATAAAGTAAAATGGTCACATATCAAAGAAAAATATAAAAAAGGATAAGTAGAATTAAAAAAGAAGTAGAAATTTGCATATAAAAATGGAGTTTTTTTCTAGTGGGAATATTTATATAAAAAATAATGTGGATTTTATATCAATTTCTTATTATAATATATGGATAAAGTTTTAATGAAAAGAGGAGATTAGAAATGTTGATAAATAGAAAGGAAAAATTAATCATAGGCTTTTCAGTTTGTATCATTGGATTAGGAATACTTCTATATATTTCTAAGGAGAAAATAATGGAGAAACTGTCAAATAGTCCAAGCCTAGTAATGACATATAAAGAGAGTCAAAGTAAAAAATTAAAAAAAGAAATAGAGAAAAAAATTAGTGATAAAAATTTTAATTCAATAATGAATAGATTATCAATGGAAAAATTAGAAATATTAAAAGAAAGTTTAAATTTCCCTGAAGTGGTAGATGCTTTAAATGCAAAAGATGGAAGTAAATATACTTCAGATAAATATTTTTCTCCAGATATAAATCAAGAAGAGGCTGTAAAAATTGCTAATATAAGCAGAGGATTTGGAGAAATAGAAGTTTTGTCAGTGGAATTTAAAAATTATTTAGAAAAAAAATACCCTAACTTTAATTATGATGAAGTAAATAAAAATGAAAATAAAATACCAGATATTTTAAAGATAAAAGATAAAATTATGAAATTATTTCCAGATAAAGAAATTTCAGATATTATAAAAACTTTAAATGGAGAGCAATTAAATAAATTAAACAACATAATATCTGGAAATGCAGAAGTGGTCTCTCTTATGGAATTTAAAGTGGAAGATATAAATAATTTTAAAAAATATGAAGAAGATTTCTTTAATTCAACTCTTATATTAGATGATATGAAAAAAGTAGTTGCCATAAGTAAGGGGATTGATGAAATGACTCTTGTATCACCTGAATTGAAAGAAATAATAGATAAGAATTTAAAAAATATAGATTATAAAAAAATGTCATCTTTTGGGGAGTTTTATCTTTTAGATAAAAATAGTGATGTAGAACTTGAAAAGCAGTATAGAGAAAAGTATTATACTTTTGATAGTCCCTTTATAAAATTAAATCCATATGGAAGAACACCACTTTCTGCAATAGTAAAAATAGAAAATGAAGCAGTAGGAAATGATGTAACAATAACTATTGAAGGAAAAGAAGGAAGTCCAGATTATACCTATAAAACAAAAGTAAGAGCAAATGGAGAAATTCCAATAATAGGACTGTATCCTAAAGCTGTTAATAAGGTATTCTTAAAAATGAATAATGGAAATATTTTTAAAAATAAAAATATTACAATAGAGACATCATTGATTGATGATAGTCTTCCAGCAGTTGTGATAGAAAAAAAAGTTGATGGAAGTATAGAACAGGGAATGAATCTTGTATCTTTTAATACAAAAGATGAATCACTTCCATTTATATTTGATTCTAATGCAAATATCAGATATCTTTTAATAGTTTCACCTGTCATTAAAAAATCACTTCTTGATAGAAATGAAAAAGGAAATTGGGAAGCAATAGATGATAACCTTATTTTTGAATTTGATATACTTGGTAAAATAATAAATATTCAAGATAATAATAGAATAAAATTAGATGAAAACTGGAAAAATGGAGTGCTGTTTAGAAATAATCAATATCTTCCAAAAAAGAATAATATTCTTATAGTTTATGGATTCAGTGATAAAGCTTACCCAAGTGGAGTTTTTTCTGAAATAGGAAAAGATAGTGGACATGAGCTTTTCAAGGCAAGACTTTATTATGATAAAAATAGTTTCGAAGACAATAGTATATTATCAGGAAAAAGAATAGAACTTTTTCAAGAATAAAGGGAGATAAAAATGGAACAAGAAAAAAGTACAACATTAAAATTGATATATATAACATTATTAGGTGTGATATTTTTATTGTGTAGATATTTCTTTATCTTTGAAATAGGGATACCTGTCTATTCTTTAGGAGTATTTACATTCATTATTTTAGGGCTGTATATTACAGACAATATGGAATTTAAAAGATATTATTACAGTAATAAAAGATTTGTAATAATACTGATATTGAATTTTTTAGCATTCTTTGTATGGTTTATTGATATATGGGATTTTTCAATCATACCATTTATGCTTATTTTTACAGCATCTCAAATATTAATAAGTACAATAATAAGTATAATAACTTTTGAAATAAAAAAGGTGACTACATATGGGAATGGAGAGATGAAGAAAAGAATAATGGAAAGTCTTTCTAAATTTTCTGAATATGAGTATATAGATGAATGCAAGAGAGAGGAATCACTTACAGAATTTATAGAAAAAAATGGAATATCTATTTTGATACTTACTAAATTGAAACTTACAAAAGAGGAGATAAAAGAAGTATTGAATTTGAAACTTTCAGGAATAGAAGTAAAAAGTTATTCAGATTATATGCTTGAAAATGAAGAAAAGATAGATGTAGAATTTATAGATGAAGAGTGGTTGCTTCAAGCTTATGGTTTTAAAATTCTCCATAGTCAAATACAGAATAGAGTAAAGAAAATATTTGATTTAGGAATGGCAGTAGCAATAGGCACAGTGACTCTTCCAATAATGGCAATAGCAGCTATTATAGTAAAACTAGAAAGTCCAGGACCAATAATTTATAGTCAGGATAGGGTTGGAGAAAATGGAAAAGAATTTAAAGTGCATAAATTTAGAAGTATGAGAAATGATGCTGAAAAAGATGGAGCTAAATGGGCACAACAAAATGATCCAAGAGTTACCAAATTTGGAAATATAATGAGAAAAACAAGAATAGATGAACTTCCTCAGCTTCTTAATGTTATAAAAGGAGAAATGAGCTTTATTGGTCCTAGACCAGAAAGAATGGTTTTTATTAAGGAACTTGAAAAGCAGATACCATACTATAATTTAAGGCATA is from Fusobacterium sp. and encodes:
- a CDS encoding metallophosphoesterase; its protein translation is MIFRYKLNINLYKVSLVLVPIILLAGTFYKHHTIIKKYDIKLDKNYNIEPLNIVLVSDIHLGYINGNSSFIKMKNIINSLNADIVLIAGDLIDMDLEPVLEKNMLDELSSIKTKYGIYFALGNHDIYGKKAALLTETLKEKGVIVLRDEQILVDDKIYIAGRDNFSKIPLKDIIGDHSDKPVILIQHTPDTIEETVENKIDLQVSGHTHKGQFFPGRLFTKRIFLIDYGHKKISDSNILVSSGYGTWGPPIRIGSSSEICLIKFYN
- a CDS encoding aryl-sulfate sulfotransferase, which produces MLINRKEKLIIGFSVCIIGLGILLYISKEKIMEKLSNSPSLVMTYKESQSKKLKKEIEKKISDKNFNSIMNRLSMEKLEILKESLNFPEVVDALNAKDGSKYTSDKYFSPDINQEEAVKIANISRGFGEIEVLSVEFKNYLEKKYPNFNYDEVNKNENKIPDILKIKDKIMKLFPDKEISDIIKTLNGEQLNKLNNIISGNAEVVSLMEFKVEDINNFKKYEEDFFNSTLILDDMKKVVAISKGIDEMTLVSPELKEIIDKNLKNIDYKKMSSFGEFYLLDKNSDVELEKQYREKYYTFDSPFIKLNPYGRTPLSAIVKIENEAVGNDVTITIEGKEGSPDYTYKTKVRANGEIPIIGLYPKAVNKVFLKMNNGNIFKNKNITIETSLIDDSLPAVVIEKKVDGSIEQGMNLVSFNTKDESLPFIFDSNANIRYLLIVSPVIKKSLLDRNEKGNWEAIDDNLIFEFDILGKIINIQDNNRIKLDENWKNGVLFRNNQYLPKKNNILIVYGFSDKAYPSGVFSEIGKDSGHELFKARLYYDKNSFEDNSILSGKRIELFQE
- a CDS encoding exopolysaccharide biosynthesis polyprenyl glycosylphosphotransferase encodes the protein MEQEKSTTLKLIYITLLGVIFLLCRYFFIFEIGIPVYSLGVFTFIILGLYITDNMEFKRYYYSNKRFVIILILNFLAFFVWFIDIWDFSIIPFMLIFTASQILISTIISIITFEIKKVTTYGNGEMKKRIMESLSKFSEYEYIDECKREESLTEFIEKNGISILILTKLKLTKEEIKEVLNLKLSGIEVKSYSDYMLENEEKIDVEFIDEEWLLQAYGFKILHSQIQNRVKKIFDLGMAVAIGTVTLPIMAIAAIIVKLESPGPIIYSQDRVGENGKEFKVHKFRSMRNDAEKDGAKWAQQNDPRVTKFGNIMRKTRIDELPQLLNVIKGEMSFIGPRPERMVFIKELEKQIPYYNLRHMVKPGLTGWAQVMYPYGASVEDARRKLEYDLYYIKHHSLYLDIVIMILTLKTVIFGKGR